One segment of Deinococcus sp. Leaf326 DNA contains the following:
- a CDS encoding acryloyl-CoA reductase, which produces MTQSSVSGPLPETFRALRMLRGDSGAYPEIQTLPLSALPPGDTLVRVAYSSLNYKDGLAVAGRPGVLKTYPMTPGIDLAGEVLSCPTGAYVPGDAVVLTGWGIGERSDGGYAELARVNADWLVPLPPGTTPEWAMSVGTAGFTAMLAVMALEDHGVTPERGEVLVTGAAGGVGSAAVALLAAAGFEVVASTGRLQEEAYLRGLGAARLIGRGDLPALTRPLEREQWAGVVDTVGGDTLRGALAGTRTHGAVAACGLAGGSALGGTVFPFILRGVTLAGIDSVTCPVLRRRAAWARLARDLGAEKLGDMVQTRSLTDLPALAEAILAGQVRGRTVIDVNA; this is translated from the coding sequence ATGACCCAGTCTTCCGTCTCCGGCCCCCTTCCCGAGACCTTCCGCGCCCTGCGGATGCTCCGGGGCGACTCGGGCGCCTACCCCGAGATTCAGACCCTGCCACTCTCGGCCCTGCCGCCGGGCGACACCCTGGTGCGCGTCGCCTACAGCAGCCTGAACTACAAGGACGGGCTGGCCGTGGCGGGCCGGCCCGGCGTCCTGAAGACGTACCCGATGACGCCCGGCATCGACCTCGCGGGCGAGGTGCTGAGCTGCCCCACCGGGGCCTATGTGCCCGGCGACGCGGTCGTGCTGACCGGCTGGGGCATCGGCGAGCGCAGCGATGGGGGGTACGCCGAACTCGCGCGGGTCAATGCCGACTGGCTGGTGCCGCTGCCCCCTGGCACCACGCCCGAATGGGCCATGAGCGTGGGCACGGCGGGGTTCACGGCCATGCTGGCGGTGATGGCCCTCGAGGACCACGGGGTCACCCCGGAACGCGGCGAGGTGCTCGTCACGGGCGCGGCGGGTGGGGTCGGCAGCGCGGCGGTGGCCCTGCTTGCCGCGGCAGGGTTCGAGGTCGTTGCGAGCACTGGCCGCCTACAGGAGGAGGCGTACCTGCGTGGTCTGGGCGCCGCCCGCCTGATCGGCCGCGGCGACCTGCCCGCCCTCACCCGTCCCCTCGAGCGCGAGCAGTGGGCCGGCGTGGTGGATACGGTGGGCGGCGACACCCTGCGCGGCGCTCTGGCCGGCACGCGCACCCACGGCGCAGTCGCGGCCTGCGGGCTGGCGGGGGGCAGCGCCCTGGGGGGAACAGTGTTTCCCTTCATCCTGCGGGGCGTGACTCTGGCGGGCATCGACTCGGTCACCTGCCCCGTGCTCCGGCGCCGGGCCGCCTGGGCGCGGCTGGCCCGCGACCTGGGGGCCGAGAAGTTGGGGGACATGGTGCAGACACGGTCGCTGACAGACCTGCCCGCCCTGGCTGAAGCCATTCTGGCTGGGCAGGTGCGGGGGCGCACCGTGATAGATGTGAACGCCTGA
- a CDS encoding LCP family protein, giving the protein MRRRIVIFVLVLAGLAALIAPAVPALSRYATLPRKADAPLNIVLAGLDAQYDWSSATWPYPEIPHSFGTRTDTLILAQFRPNGEVRMLSIPRDTVVDIPGYGRAKINGANVHGGPEMVKAAVQSLTGVPVDGYVFLAVSALRDLTNSVGGVNVTVDKAMKYDDNAGNLHIDLQPGRQRLSGEQMEGYLRFRKDNTGDLGRVGRQQEFLTAVAAKMKNPLNWWRLPGMVGTTYNNTRTDLTRRQVAEMLGTAVSGLKIQTADVPGTYGDSTWVADRSALALKVNEMFRDPGDPRGLRVGVANIDAPGGSARRLVLRLQAAGYQNVSIVDEPRRTMSTTAVAGTGASRLLRDLGYGGVSGDSAPGLDVTVRLGSDTPAE; this is encoded by the coding sequence GTGCGCCGCCGTATCGTGATTTTCGTCCTCGTGCTCGCAGGTCTCGCTGCCCTGATCGCTCCCGCCGTACCTGCCCTGAGCCGCTACGCCACCCTGCCGCGCAAGGCCGACGCGCCGCTAAACATCGTGCTGGCCGGTCTGGACGCGCAGTACGACTGGAGTTCGGCCACCTGGCCGTATCCCGAGATTCCCCACAGCTTCGGCACCCGAACCGACACGCTGATTCTGGCCCAGTTCCGGCCGAACGGCGAGGTCAGGATGCTCAGCATCCCGCGGGACACGGTGGTCGACATTCCGGGCTACGGGCGGGCCAAGATCAACGGCGCGAACGTTCACGGAGGCCCCGAGATGGTCAAGGCGGCGGTGCAGAGCCTGACCGGGGTGCCCGTAGACGGCTACGTCTTTCTGGCCGTCAGTGCCCTGCGCGACCTGACGAACTCGGTGGGCGGCGTGAACGTGACCGTGGACAAGGCCATGAAATACGACGACAACGCCGGCAACCTCCACATCGACCTGCAACCGGGCCGGCAACGCCTGAGCGGCGAGCAGATGGAAGGCTACCTGCGGTTCCGCAAGGACAACACCGGCGATCTTGGCCGTGTCGGCCGCCAGCAGGAATTTCTGACCGCCGTCGCCGCCAAGATGAAAAACCCGCTGAACTGGTGGCGCCTGCCCGGCATGGTCGGCACGACCTACAACAACACCCGCACCGACCTGACCCGTAGGCAGGTGGCTGAGATGCTGGGCACCGCCGTCAGCGGCCTCAAGATTCAGACCGCCGACGTGCCGGGAACCTACGGCGACTCGACCTGGGTGGCCGACCGTTCCGCGCTGGCCCTCAAGGTGAACGAGATGTTCCGCGATCCCGGCGACCCGCGCGGCCTGCGGGTAGGCGTGGCGAACATCGACGCGCCGGGCGGCAGCGCGCGGCGGCTGGTGCTGCGCCTCCAGGCGGCCGGCTACCAGAACGTGAGCATCGTGGACGAGCCGCGACGCACCATGAGCACCACCGCCGTCGCGGGCACGGGCGCGTCGCGGCTGCTCCGCGACCTGGGCTACGGCGGCGTAAGCGGCGACAGCGCGCCGGGCCTGGACGTGACCGTGCGCCTAGGCAGCGACACGCCCGCCGAGTAG
- a CDS encoding cytochrome P450 has protein sequence MLQRPLLQARKAPNWPAGPRGHALLGSLPELRTDALGYLRHVRAAYGDLFRMRLGPRNVLMVCEPAAAREVLVAQAGRFRKGRGIQKLRDTLGDGLLTADGETWRTHRRLMQPAFHRAALDRLSDEIVGATAPLLARLASARSGGQEVELGAEMLHVTLRAVAAALFGTALRDEDLRVVERELPPVLEHATARTRAVLDLEVLPTPAARRARASGAALDAVVGRIIAERRAAASAGDDLLGLLLAARDEEGGRLSDAELRDEVMTLFLAGHETTATLLTFLLLELSRSPEWRCRVQTEVRAVLGDRTPTAADLRALPLLGACIQEALRLYPPAWLLPRQATAPATVGGYAVSPDDNVSVNIFLIQRSARFWPRPDTFDPGRWLEGARMPDAFMPFGAGARMCIGNHLALLEATLISALVLRDFTLDVPGGGPTTLQAGVTLKPGGPVCARVG, from the coding sequence ATGCTTCAGCGCCCCCTGCTCCAGGCCCGCAAGGCCCCGAACTGGCCTGCCGGTCCCCGTGGCCACGCCCTGCTGGGCAGCCTGCCCGAACTGCGCACGGACGCGCTGGGTTACCTGCGTCACGTGCGCGCGGCCTACGGTGACCTGTTCCGGATGCGCCTGGGGCCGCGCAACGTGCTCATGGTCTGTGAACCGGCTGCGGCGCGCGAGGTCCTCGTGGCGCAGGCAGGACGTTTCCGTAAAGGCCGGGGGATCCAGAAGCTGCGGGACACGCTGGGTGACGGCCTGCTCACGGCCGACGGCGAGACCTGGCGCACGCACCGCCGCCTGATGCAGCCCGCCTTTCACCGCGCGGCGCTGGACCGCCTCTCGGACGAGATCGTGGGGGCAACTGCTCCGTTGCTCGCGCGCCTGGCCTCAGCGCGGTCGGGGGGGCAGGAGGTCGAACTCGGGGCTGAGATGCTGCACGTCACGCTACGGGCGGTGGCAGCAGCGCTCTTTGGCACGGCATTGCGTGACGAGGACCTGCGGGTGGTCGAGCGCGAGCTGCCGCCCGTGCTGGAACACGCGACCGCCCGCACCCGCGCAGTGCTTGATCTGGAGGTGCTGCCCACTCCGGCTGCCCGGCGGGCCAGGGCCTCGGGCGCGGCGCTGGACGCCGTGGTGGGCCGCATCATCGCCGAGCGCCGGGCCGCCGCGTCGGCGGGCGACGACCTGCTGGGTCTGCTGCTCGCCGCCCGCGACGAGGAGGGCGGCCGCCTGAGCGACGCCGAGCTGCGCGACGAGGTGATGACCCTGTTCCTGGCCGGTCACGAGACGACCGCCACGCTGCTCACCTTCCTGCTGCTCGAGCTGTCGCGCTCGCCCGAGTGGCGGTGCCGGGTACAGACCGAGGTGCGCGCGGTCCTCGGGGACCGGACACCCACCGCCGCCGACCTGCGCGCCCTGCCGCTGCTCGGGGCGTGCATCCAGGAGGCGCTGCGGCTCTATCCGCCCGCATGGCTGCTGCCCCGGCAGGCGACCGCGCCCGCGACCGTGGGCGGCTACGCCGTGTCGCCGGACGACAACGTCAGCGTGAATATCTTCCTCATCCAGCGCAGCGCCCGCTTCTGGCCTCGGCCCGACACCTTTGACCCCGGTCGCTGGCTGGAGGGCGCCCGGATGCCCGACGCCTTCATGCCCTTCGGAGCGGGGGCCAGGATGTGCATCGGCAACCACCTCGCGCTGCTCGAGGCCACCCTGATCTCGGCGCTCGTGCTGCGCGACTTCACGCTTGACGTTCCCGGCGGCGGGCCGACCACATTGCAGGCCGGCGTGACCCTCAAGCCCGGCGGGCCGGTGTGCGCGCGCGTGGGCTGA
- a CDS encoding acyl-CoA carboxylase subunit beta, protein MTVTDSNAAASSASVWAEAQARLDTDRARVQTGGGAKAQARQHDKGRLTARERVARLVDPGTPFDELMTFAGWDMYPEAGGCPSGGVVTGIGTVAGRPWMLVANDATVKAGAFFPITAKKVIRAQTIALENALPVAYLVDSAGVYLPMQDEIFPDQDDFGRVFYLNARMSALGIPQVAAIMGNCVAGGAYLPVMCDTVIMTEGSGLYLAGPALVRAAIGQVVDSEDLGGAAMHAAIAGTVDYREKDDMAALERLRALADLYAQGDLAPFARRRREVVPAPERDLTELVDFGGNKPYDVRDLIKALVDGGPDGQESFHEFKAEYGETLVCGFARVGGYPVGFVANQRTVIKKKLKAGGEPGLRSRIEVGGVIYGDSADKAARFILDANQAGVPLIFLSDVTGFMVGRDSEQEGIIRRGAKLVNAVSNSVVPKITVITGGSFGAGNYAMNGKAYGPRFLFAWPSAKYAVMSGNAAAKTLLDIQLAALKRAGHEPDDEELARLYAEVKAKYDTELDPRYAAARLWVDEIIAPNDTRERLIRALEACAQNPRQEEFKVGVFQV, encoded by the coding sequence ATGACCGTAACCGATTCCAACGCCGCGGCGTCGTCGGCCTCTGTCTGGGCCGAGGCCCAGGCCCGCCTCGATACCGACCGCGCCCGCGTCCAGACCGGGGGCGGAGCCAAGGCCCAGGCCCGGCAGCACGACAAGGGCCGGCTGACGGCCCGCGAGCGCGTCGCCCGCCTCGTAGACCCCGGCACCCCCTTCGACGAACTCATGACCTTCGCCGGCTGGGACATGTACCCGGAAGCGGGGGGCTGCCCTTCGGGCGGCGTCGTCACCGGCATAGGCACCGTCGCGGGGCGGCCGTGGATGTTGGTCGCCAACGACGCGACCGTCAAGGCGGGGGCCTTTTTTCCCATCACGGCCAAGAAGGTGATCCGGGCGCAGACCATCGCCCTGGAAAACGCGCTGCCGGTAGCGTACCTGGTGGACTCGGCCGGCGTGTACCTGCCGATGCAGGACGAGATCTTCCCCGACCAGGACGACTTCGGGCGGGTGTTTTACCTCAACGCGCGGATGTCGGCGCTGGGCATCCCGCAGGTCGCGGCGATCATGGGCAACTGCGTGGCGGGCGGGGCGTACCTGCCGGTCATGTGCGACACGGTCATCATGACCGAGGGCTCGGGTCTGTACCTCGCCGGACCGGCCCTGGTGCGCGCAGCCATCGGGCAGGTCGTGGACTCGGAGGACCTGGGCGGGGCCGCTATGCACGCCGCTATCGCCGGCACGGTGGACTACAGAGAAAAAGACGACATGGCCGCGCTGGAGCGCCTGCGCGCCCTGGCCGACCTGTACGCGCAGGGCGACCTCGCCCCCTTCGCCCGGCGGCGACGTGAGGTGGTCCCCGCCCCGGAGCGCGACCTGACCGAACTTGTGGACTTCGGCGGCAACAAGCCCTACGACGTGCGCGACCTGATCAAGGCGTTGGTCGACGGCGGCCCGGACGGCCAGGAGAGCTTCCACGAGTTCAAGGCCGAGTACGGCGAGACCCTGGTGTGTGGCTTCGCGCGGGTGGGCGGCTACCCGGTGGGCTTCGTGGCGAACCAGCGGACCGTCATCAAGAAGAAGCTCAAGGCCGGGGGCGAGCCGGGCCTGCGCTCACGCATTGAGGTCGGCGGCGTCATCTACGGCGACAGCGCCGACAAGGCGGCCCGTTTCATCCTCGACGCCAACCAGGCGGGCGTGCCGCTGATCTTCCTGTCGGACGTGACCGGCTTCATGGTGGGCCGCGACAGCGAGCAAGAAGGCATCATCCGCCGGGGCGCCAAGCTGGTCAACGCCGTGAGCAACAGCGTGGTGCCCAAGATCACCGTGATCACGGGCGGCAGTTTCGGGGCAGGTAACTACGCCATGAACGGCAAGGCCTACGGCCCACGGTTCCTGTTCGCGTGGCCCAGCGCCAAGTACGCCGTGATGAGCGGCAACGCGGCGGCCAAGACCCTGCTCGACATCCAGCTCGCGGCCCTGAAGCGTGCGGGCCACGAACCCGACGACGAGGAACTCGCCCGCCTGTACGCCGAGGTCAAAGCCAAGTACGACACCGAGCTCGACCCCCGCTACGCCGCCGCGCGGCTGTGGGTCGACGAGATCATCGCGCCCAACGACACCCGCGAGCGCCTCATCCGCGCGCTGGAGGCCTGCGCCCAGAACCCCCGCCAGGAGGAGTTCAAGGTGGGCGTCTTCCAGGTCTAG
- a CDS encoding acyl-CoA dehydrogenase family protein, whose translation MTSTLTPPTNPNVTPQTGDQRTILSALRSFLKDRVEPGAAERDQTGEFPHDIVRGLGELGIMGAQTPEAYGGSELDTATFAMIIEEIAAVDGSLCLTVASHNSLCQGHILIGGTEAQKRKLLPDLASARKLGAWGLTEPGSGSDSGGMASRAAEQPDGSWVLNGSKNFITQGSVGGTYVVLARTDPARAGKSKNDGISAFVFNRDEVQGFSIGRKEDKLGLRSSDTAQLIFEDIHLPADALLGERGNAFKDVMRVLDGGRVGIAAMGLGLGRAAFEYASRYTLGREQFGKPIAHNQNLAFRLADLDTRLEAARLLIRKAADLKDAGQNFTVPVARAKLFATTVGVEACDEAIQMLGGYGYVKEYPVERFWRDNRLTRIGEGTDEVQRLVISRDVLKRFAL comes from the coding sequence ATGACGAGCACCCTGACCCCCCCCACCAACCCCAACGTGACCCCCCAGACCGGCGACCAGCGCACCATCTTGTCGGCGCTGCGGAGCTTCCTCAAAGACCGCGTGGAGCCCGGCGCGGCCGAACGCGACCAGACCGGCGAATTTCCGCACGACATCGTGCGCGGGCTGGGCGAACTGGGCATCATGGGCGCGCAGACGCCCGAGGCCTACGGCGGCTCGGAACTGGACACGGCCACCTTCGCCATGATCATCGAGGAGATCGCGGCGGTGGACGGCAGCCTGTGCCTGACGGTCGCCTCTCACAACTCGCTGTGCCAGGGCCACATCCTGATCGGCGGGACCGAAGCGCAGAAACGCAAGTTGCTGCCCGACCTCGCCAGCGCGCGCAAACTCGGCGCCTGGGGCCTGACCGAACCCGGCAGCGGTAGCGACAGCGGCGGTATGGCCTCGCGCGCCGCCGAGCAGCCCGACGGCTCGTGGGTCCTGAACGGCTCGAAGAACTTCATCACGCAGGGCAGCGTGGGCGGCACCTACGTCGTGCTGGCGCGCACCGACCCGGCCCGTGCGGGCAAGAGCAAGAACGACGGCATCAGCGCGTTCGTGTTCAACCGCGACGAGGTGCAGGGCTTTTCCATCGGCCGTAAGGAAGACAAGCTCGGCCTGCGCTCCAGCGACACGGCCCAGCTCATCTTCGAGGACATTCATCTGCCCGCCGACGCCCTGCTCGGCGAGCGCGGCAACGCCTTCAAGGACGTGATGCGCGTACTCGACGGCGGCCGGGTGGGCATCGCCGCGATGGGCCTGGGCCTGGGACGCGCCGCCTTCGAGTACGCCTCGCGCTACACGCTGGGGCGCGAGCAGTTCGGCAAACCCATCGCCCACAACCAGAACCTCGCCTTCCGGCTGGCCGACCTCGACACCCGGCTGGAAGCGGCCCGGCTGCTCATCCGCAAGGCTGCCGACCTCAAGGACGCGGGGCAGAACTTCACCGTGCCCGTCGCCCGCGCCAAGCTGTTCGCCACGACGGTCGGCGTGGAGGCCTGCGACGAGGCGATCCAGATGCTCGGCGGCTACGGCTACGTCAAGGAATACCCCGTCGAGCGCTTCTGGCGCGACAACCGCCTGACCCGCATCGGCGAGGGCACCGACGAGGTGCAGCGTCTGGTCATCAGCCGCGACGTCCTCAAGCGCTTCGCCCTGTAA
- a CDS encoding C1 family peptidase — MNRKRLSGLAVTLALVLAACGGGSGGGGTTPPDPVDGLSAEQRATLQAGPVVDPAAIPDWAQTVDAASLADAVSSGQFRYVTSEELRRRDTGAAQRAEAWKGEISRLDPVLLGVLGDLSGTPGDTETLKMPGDGGVGTVRINRPVTELPGYVVALRALADVTVQRPAYASDYQVLQDAAARSGVDLRPYELVDPGRLESADLETVNAARARLETAVNRVGGNLKSSARELKSLSGQTLSALSLDNPTEEEGAINIFGKGYYDRAGSKGRCEGWSSTGLYHYAGFLPSAARWTAVKAQGNRGTCWAFALTAFLEDRKAQATGKRWNFSEQATNAFVKYDVNRQDGTLLAQAASDGEDTIAAFKAVFDRRYSPVLETSWYYNAGAQWPGVPTGQTQTYAGVCKGYDATFAKVAGKYQTWCSETSHEYPVFCVNAGFKVCAVLNVAGNTNLYAAQPVNWGSKVDAWYRPQTTSANASANTTRIQNYAMASWTAPVVISVDSRYLQPDASGFVPDLPVSVAPGSNHAVVLVDYLSEAETKQYLPQNRWTTGGYLVIRNSWGDCWGDSGFAYVPLNWAKKYTFKYARVVD, encoded by the coding sequence ATGAACAGGAAACGGTTGAGCGGACTGGCAGTGACACTGGCCCTGGTACTGGCGGCGTGCGGTGGCGGGAGCGGGGGAGGCGGCACCACTCCGCCCGACCCGGTGGACGGCCTGAGCGCCGAGCAGCGCGCGACCCTGCAGGCGGGGCCGGTGGTAGACCCAGCGGCCATTCCCGACTGGGCGCAGACGGTAGACGCCGCGAGCTTGGCCGACGCGGTCTCCAGTGGGCAGTTCCGGTACGTGACCTCGGAGGAACTGCGCCGGCGCGACACCGGGGCGGCGCAGCGCGCCGAGGCCTGGAAGGGTGAGATTTCGCGGCTTGACCCGGTTCTGCTGGGAGTACTGGGCGACCTGAGCGGGACGCCGGGCGACACCGAAACCCTGAAGATGCCCGGCGATGGGGGAGTGGGCACCGTGAGAATCAACCGCCCCGTGACCGAGCTGCCCGGCTACGTCGTGGCGCTGCGGGCCCTGGCCGATGTGACCGTGCAGCGCCCGGCCTATGCCAGCGACTACCAAGTGTTGCAGGACGCGGCGGCGCGGAGCGGCGTGGACCTGCGCCCCTACGAACTGGTCGATCCGGGCCGGCTGGAAAGCGCTGACCTGGAGACGGTGAACGCCGCCCGTGCCCGCCTGGAGACGGCGGTCAACCGCGTGGGCGGCAACCTGAAGTCCTCGGCGCGCGAGCTCAAGTCGCTGTCGGGACAGACGCTGTCGGCCCTGTCGCTCGACAACCCCACCGAGGAAGAAGGGGCCATCAACATCTTCGGCAAGGGCTACTACGACCGCGCGGGCAGCAAGGGCCGCTGCGAGGGCTGGAGCAGCACCGGCCTGTACCACTACGCCGGCTTCCTGCCCAGTGCCGCGCGCTGGACGGCCGTCAAGGCGCAGGGCAACCGGGGGACGTGCTGGGCCTTCGCGCTGACCGCCTTCCTGGAGGACCGCAAGGCTCAGGCCACGGGCAAACGATGGAACTTCAGCGAGCAGGCCACCAACGCCTTCGTGAAGTACGACGTGAACCGCCAGGACGGCACGCTGCTGGCCCAGGCCGCCAGCGACGGCGAGGATACCATCGCCGCCTTCAAGGCCGTGTTCGACCGCCGCTACAGCCCGGTGCTGGAGACGTCGTGGTACTACAACGCGGGGGCGCAGTGGCCCGGCGTGCCCACAGGCCAGACCCAGACCTACGCCGGGGTGTGCAAGGGCTACGACGCGACCTTCGCCAAGGTGGCCGGCAAGTATCAGACCTGGTGCAGCGAGACGAGCCACGAGTATCCGGTCTTCTGCGTGAATGCCGGGTTCAAGGTCTGCGCGGTCCTGAACGTCGCGGGCAACACCAACCTGTACGCCGCGCAACCGGTCAACTGGGGCAGCAAGGTAGACGCCTGGTACCGCCCGCAGACCACCTCGGCCAACGCGTCGGCCAACACCACGCGCATCCAGAACTACGCGATGGCCTCCTGGACGGCCCCGGTGGTCATCTCAGTGGATTCACGTTACCTGCAACCCGATGCCTCGGGCTTCGTGCCCGACCTCCCGGTCAGTGTGGCGCCCGGCAGCAACCACGCTGTCGTGCTCGTGGACTACCTGAGCGAAGCCGAGACGAAGCAGTACCTGCCGCAGAACCGCTGGACCACGGGCGGTTACCTCGTGATCCGCAATTCCTGGGGCGACTGCTGGGGTGACTCGGGCTTCGCCTACGTGCCCCTGAACTGGGCCAAGAAGTACACCTTCAAGTACGCGCGGGTCGTGGACTGA
- a CDS encoding ATP-dependent Clp protease ATP-binding subunit has product MTNRYDDRARLVFHYAREEGNRLGHAMVGPEHLLLGLMREGGTAAGILGEFGASLDGLRRRVEEIIGRGEGNRLNDAPSITPRARRVMELASSEARGLGAQVTSTEHILLGIIREGDGVAFRILQELTKDVDTIRWRILAQGEQTGGKPAKPVATPFLDEYGRDLTKWAREGKLDPVIGRSEEIRRVTQILTRRTKNNPVLIGDPGVGKTAIVEGLALAIHEKRTPPNLHNVRLVSLDLSGVVAGTKYRGEFEERLRQIIEELRNAKVMAFIDELHTLVGAGGAEGTLDAANILKPALSRGEIQVIGATTTGEYHRYIEKDAALERRFQPVIVLEPSPAETLQILRGLRPKYEEHHGVQIPDNALELAVRIGERSLPGRNFPDKAIDLIDEAASRVRLNMSVGLPIAENEDGEPVVTREDMEAVINSMGGIYSEETAAQLGDLDQNLQDQVYGQPEAIKALSSALRRARVGLGGRTRVAASFLFVGPSGVGKTHLAKALARSLFGSERALIRVDMSEFQESHSVSKLIGSPPGYVGFEQGGRLTEAVRRQPFSVILLDEIEKAHPDVYNTFLQVLDDGRLTDGLGRTVDFRRTIIIMTSNTGFNVNPTVGFSPVTPDNNAPLRHIFTPEFLDRLDDVIRFRSLGEEELVRVAQQLMGEMREELASRELNVTFDPAIAAWLVGKLKARSPKHAVGSSRQLRTLVREEIEDPLALELIGSGSEEVRVVLGENGVAFERGEQAVPRQILA; this is encoded by the coding sequence ATGACCAACCGATACGACGACCGCGCCCGCCTGGTGTTTCATTACGCCCGCGAGGAGGGCAACCGCCTGGGCCACGCGATGGTTGGCCCGGAACACCTGCTGCTGGGTCTGATGCGAGAGGGCGGCACCGCCGCCGGCATCCTCGGCGAATTCGGAGCGTCCCTGGACGGCCTGCGCCGCCGCGTCGAGGAGATCATCGGACGCGGCGAGGGCAACCGCCTCAACGACGCTCCCAGCATCACCCCACGTGCCCGGCGCGTCATGGAACTCGCGAGCAGCGAGGCCCGTGGTCTGGGCGCCCAGGTGACCTCGACCGAGCACATCCTGCTGGGCATCATCCGCGAGGGTGACGGCGTGGCCTTCCGCATCCTGCAGGAACTGACCAAGGACGTGGACACGATCCGCTGGCGCATCCTCGCCCAGGGAGAGCAGACCGGCGGCAAGCCGGCCAAACCGGTCGCTACGCCTTTCCTGGACGAATACGGCCGCGACCTGACGAAGTGGGCGCGCGAGGGCAAACTCGACCCCGTGATCGGGCGCAGCGAGGAAATCCGCCGCGTCACGCAGATCCTGACCCGCCGCACCAAGAACAACCCAGTCCTCATCGGGGACCCCGGCGTGGGCAAGACCGCCATCGTAGAGGGCCTCGCGCTCGCCATCCATGAGAAGCGCACCCCGCCCAACCTGCACAACGTCCGGCTGGTCAGCCTCGACCTGAGCGGCGTCGTCGCGGGGACCAAGTACCGCGGCGAGTTCGAGGAACGCCTGCGCCAGATCATCGAGGAACTGCGCAACGCCAAGGTGATGGCCTTCATTGATGAGTTGCACACCCTGGTCGGGGCGGGCGGCGCCGAGGGGACGCTGGACGCCGCGAACATTCTCAAGCCCGCCCTGTCACGCGGCGAGATTCAGGTGATCGGCGCGACGACCACGGGCGAGTACCACCGCTACATCGAAAAGGACGCCGCCCTGGAGCGCCGGTTCCAGCCGGTGATCGTGCTGGAGCCCAGCCCTGCCGAGACCCTCCAGATCTTGCGAGGGCTGCGGCCCAAGTACGAGGAGCACCACGGCGTCCAGATTCCCGACAACGCCCTGGAACTCGCCGTGCGTATCGGTGAACGCAGCCTGCCGGGGCGCAACTTCCCCGACAAGGCCATTGACCTCATCGACGAAGCGGCCAGCCGCGTGCGCCTGAACATGAGCGTGGGCCTGCCCATCGCCGAGAACGAGGACGGCGAGCCAGTCGTGACCCGTGAGGACATGGAGGCCGTCATCAACTCGATGGGCGGCATCTACAGCGAGGAGACGGCCGCGCAACTGGGCGACCTCGACCAGAACCTGCAGGATCAGGTGTACGGACAGCCCGAGGCCATCAAGGCCCTGAGTTCGGCGCTGCGCCGCGCCCGCGTGGGCCTGGGCGGGCGCACCCGCGTCGCCGCGAGCTTCCTATTTGTCGGCCCGAGCGGCGTCGGCAAGACCCACCTTGCCAAGGCGCTGGCCCGCAGCCTCTTCGGCAGCGAGCGCGCCCTGATCCGGGTGGACATGTCCGAGTTCCAGGAGTCGCACAGTGTCTCCAAGCTCATCGGGTCGCCCCCCGGCTATGTGGGCTTCGAGCAGGGCGGCCGCCTGACTGAGGCCGTGCGCCGTCAGCCCTTCTCGGTGATCCTGCTCGACGAGATCGAGAAGGCGCACCCGGACGTGTACAACACCTTCCTTCAGGTGCTTGACGACGGCCGCCTGACCGACGGCCTGGGCCGCACGGTGGACTTCCGGCGCACGATCATCATCATGACGAGCAATACCGGCTTCAATGTCAACCCCACGGTGGGCTTCTCGCCGGTCACGCCCGACAACAACGCGCCGCTGCGGCACATCTTCACGCCAGAGTTCCTCGATCGCCTCGACGACGTGATCCGGTTCCGCTCGCTGGGTGAGGAGGAACTCGTGCGGGTGGCCCAGCAGCTCATGGGCGAGATGCGTGAGGAACTCGCCAGCCGCGAGCTGAACGTCACCTTCGATCCCGCCATCGCCGCGTGGCTGGTCGGCAAGCTCAAGGCCCGCAGCCCCAAGCACGCGGTCGGCAGCAGCCGGCAGCTGCGGACCCTGGTGCGCGAGGAGATCGAGGACCCGCTGGCCCTGGAGCTCATCGGCAGCGGCAGCGAGGAAGTGCGCGTGGTTCTCGGCGAGAACGGCGTTGCCTTCGAGAGAGGCGAGCAGGCCGTTCCCCGTCAGATTCTGGCCTGA